In Montipora capricornis isolate CH-2021 chromosome 4, ASM3666992v2, whole genome shotgun sequence, the DNA window TTAGACGCCCCAATGGCCTTCCAAAATGCAATGTTCTCCTTAAGTCAACCTTTAACCTGTACCGGAGATACTGGTTCCAAATCCTGTAACTCCATTAATTGACACACGTCCTGAAAATTATTCAACATCGAGTCCAAACACTGTTCAGTATCCACGTTAACTACTTGATGCAAGCCCAGAGGAATGGGATTGTCCTGATCCGTTGCTGGTGGTCGCTGCTCGACAGTCATGGGCGAGGTGTCCGGGCAAAAACAAGTACGAGGGCCATGCGTAACTGAGACAGTCGGCACTTTTCCCACTGCTGAACTCGACAGAGGTTTCTCCAAAATCACGCGCCTCTCCACTCCGCGCTGCATTGGAATTAGCCTTTGGGACTTCAACAACTTTGCTTTGCGTTTTTCCTCCCGTAACAACTTGCACTCCTTGACTGCATTTTTAATCTTCTTCTGATCATCAGAGTCACTCGCTATGGGATCAGTGGTATAGCTTTCTATGGTATCCCAGCTGTACTTTTCTGCGATGCAAATGTGTTTGTTACGTTTTATCAATAACTGCTCACCTTCCTCCAAAAGCTCGTTCCTTAAGTCATTGTCTTCCACATCCTTCGCCGCTTTGATTTTTTCAAGCACCTTCTTGTTTAATTGGTATTGTTTTTTATTACCCACGAATTTGAATTCGGGCTTGGTGTCCTCATGCTTTCGCGCCTTGTTAGGTTTTGAAGCAAGTTCCACTTTCAATCGTTTAGGCTCCTTTCCGTACTCCATTTGCTGCAAAAGCAACTCTTAAGCCCAATCCGGGGGATCATTGGAAGTCTGCAATGGTCCTCCAACTGTCTGATCACGAACTTGCTCCACTGCCAGGCTCTGACATCGCGAACAGCAAGAACTGTGACTATGAGACCGGTGCTCTTCCTCCAGGCTCTGATTATGCACTCGGACCTGCTTCACCGCTCATGACTGAGACTTTGACCTAGTCGTCTTAATTAGCACTGATGATAAAACCCCGAAAAACTATCGAGCTCTGCAATATATGTCAGCAATGGCAGACAGCAAAAAAGCAACTGACAAACAACAACACTGAGCGTGTgactcaaaaaaaaaacccttgggCCCAGGCCCCAGAGCTgtgagagaaaacattttccacttaTTTCACTCCTCAGCCAGTGGAAAATACAACTCGAAGTCCATTTTCCTCATATTTATTTttagcatcttttattggcatctcaaatattcgagtttaaataaagttcattgtacTATTGATTGCACCTCATGATAACATGATGAATTTGggcttttttgcaattttttatcttgaaattctttgttccttgatggtttgaataGAGAAACCACAAGAACCGTCAAgcgggatttgcagaaatagctttcATTGTATGGATGAATTCTGACTTCGCAGACATTCCACTTACAGCTAGAGTGCTATCGCTTGCTTGAATCGTAATGTGGAGTgtaatttccggtaaaatctgattggctcacatttatagcatgacagatgataacatcactcttgacaggtgggcggcagacaactcgttaagaaattgtatcaggtaTACTTTTTCTGCaccctgtctaaagaaaagtatgccTGATCGCATGTTAGTtattgaggagaggagaaaaccggagtacctggagaaccaacaaactcaacccgcatatgacaccgagtctggtaatcgaacctgggtcacattggtgggaagcaagtgctctcaccactgcaccatcccttcACCCCTAGGATTGCAGTTGATTTGTATAGATATTGTGAATATACAGTAGTTACATGCTTTCCTGTACCTTTTCCAccaatacatatatataattatcACATGCACCTAAGCATAAAAATGAAGTATTTTCTTCTGCAGAAAGGTTATATGATCTAGACTAAGAGACCCTCTGATCTTCTTGCAGAGTTCCAGACTTATATTGCTGGCAAACTAACAAGTTAGTGATATCCACTTCAACTGGTCTTGTTTTCGTTAACCAAGTGTCCACTTTCATTTTCCAACAGAGCTGAGCCCTCATGGCCAAGCTTGCCGGCTCCCATTCGTGCTCCAGACCAGAGAAGAAGCACAGAGGACAAAAATCAAAAGACAGCTAGGAGGCATGGTCAAGAAGGGACCACAGAAATACCTGATTTATGTCAGGCTGAACCAGCATCAGGTCCACAAGCCACAGGGATAACACAAAGTGACTCTATGTTTGAGGCTGGTTCTTATCCACAAGAGCAATCAGTAGCAACTGGTGGTGCCACTGAGACTGGAAATCCTACAGAAGGTGAAGATGACACGGGAAGTTACTGCTTTGTGCCATCTCTTCAAAGGGTGactattgctttttttttaccatAAGTACATTAAAtaagtcattcttttttttatgcAAATCTGTTAGTATGCCTTTTAAGTTTTGATTATAATTTATTcggggctcgaaattaacgaaaaaatccatatatatttatattaaaattcagtcctaaacaaaaagcaTCATCTCAAAGTTCAGAggaagtgtggcccagtggttagggcgcttgccttgagatccggagatcccgggttcaagacccgctctgaccactcgctgaatttgtccCTGGTAGtgcctggttcaacttcccagctgcacttgtaaatatccAACTGTTTTGCCTCCGGCctgttgggattcttaacagttgttgttttgttctgttgtttttcgttgattgtgtttcattggctgtGAAAAGCcgctatggggagaggtcaattaagtatgtattgtattgtattgtattgtataagtTCTGGGGAatgaatataaggatttgtacgagtttattccccagagcctcgagatgatgcctgttgtttaagtttgaattttaatatatcgaaatgggcaatttgcgacaagatacgaaatttgcaaattttagtcgcaaaaacACTGCATTGCATTGTGTTGTTAGGGGTTTagcaaaaaatatgagcccgcaatacttgtgtgtaaagaaaccgctgaaaatggtgaatgatcaaaggaatggagctgtgcacgtaacatcgcagctaaattactctacaattatGCTATCTTCAGAAAAATTTACGTGCTGTGCGCGTAACACGTGTTACgatgtgcacgtaacatcgcagctaaattactctacaattatGCTATCTTCAGAAAAATTTCACAGtgagaaaataattttgtcatttatttattttagcaaaagtggCAATTGCTaatccttttgtttcgaaagagcaaaggtgacaacaagtcacaaatgcgacttctccagatattttagtcgcaaatgtgactgtattggtcgcaatttcgagccctgtttaTTGCAAACGTTGCCTGCTCTAGATCTAGTTAGATCTACTCAGTAGGAAAGTGAAATCTGAATATAATGATGTATTTTGACATGGCTATAAAATACATATTAATAATTACCAGTATGTaattttccacagttttgtaACAAAGTATGGCTGTTTCAATTAAATTAGTTTCAAGTTATTTAACATCATTTCCTTGCAACAGTTTGTGATTGACAGAACTTTAAGGGGCTCTATCACCCATTTCAGTTGAAATtactgaaaaatggaaaaactgATAACATTTGTTTATATTTACACAAGACTAAATTTGTTACTGCACTGAGACTGTTTAATGTTTTCTGTTGGTATCTGACCATCATGGAAATGCGGTTGCATTAAAACTCATTTGAGAATGATTAAaccaaatttgttcgaaattacACAGCTTTAGCGCTGTACTGGTGGGTTTTTTAAACTCATTGAGTCTTTTTGTGTTGTAGGAAAATGAGTTGCTTAAATGTAATCTGGAATGGGCTGAGCAAGTAAGATATACTGTACTATTAGTAAAGGTTATCTAATACTTTCCCTagtttcaattattttttttgaattTATTAGACAAGTCAAGTCCCGATTATTTGGCtacggtaataataataatgttatcaTCAAtattgttactttttttttctagagAAATGATGTGCTGCAATGCAATCAGGAATTCTTGGTGGAGGTAGTTAATTCTTTGCCCTTACTGTACTGGTAACTGTTAAGtgctatcagaaacccataagggttgaaacgtgtaacggccccttgtgtgctgggaaacaagcttctgaatattcaatttgctaagtaccatatttggaacaacaagagcgaggggtttccaaatatggtacttagcactgaaacattcaaccaatcagttcgcactgaattattcggaagctgtgaacgcgagttacacgtttcaacccttatgggtttctggtgctATATAgcgtatttattcacttataaggcCCACCATTTATTACGAGAAAATACGCTTATTCGATCAAACTCTGCTCAAAACtcggggtgcgtcttataaccgagtatttgcacgcaacaaaatataacttttacCAATTCCCTAATAATTAATGCTAAACTGAAATGAGTATGTATTAATTAAATACCGGtaaattaataaacaaaagacaaacaaagttGATCATTGTTGGTTCTAAAAAGAACCGGGGTGGCCTTCTGGTCCTCATCaatgcagtgctgatgtctaggatggagatTAAGCTtaaaaagccaccccaaatgtcccgcacatgtggtacatctaagccatgccagagtgctcaaaatagcaagctagtgagcatgcagcggcaatgactcatcctcaATTTGGACATGGAGCTAAATCTTTATTATAATGCCAAAGAGCCATAGaaaatacagccaatcagaatgcaggagAGCCATTGTATATTCGTCAGTATTCCACCAAACCTTCCCATGGATCAGTGCAATTCAACGTTATCACACCCAACCTTCTTATTGTGCCTTGCAGTCTGTAAAAATTGGATGAAGGTGAGAAAAAAGGCAGATTGGGGGCAAACATATTGGTAGTTTCAGCCCAAAAATACTGTCATAAATAATTTTCTAAAGATAATACTCACACTCATTAGTCACATTTCACTTTATCAGAGCTTGCGTTGTAAATCGCAAGAATGTACACAACTGCGTACAGAGAAGGATCATCTGGAGCGGCAACTAGAGGTATGGAGGACATTCATTTAATTTGCATGATATTTCTTCTGACTAGTTTAAGTACAGATACAGGTTTTAACTCTCTTTGTTAGAAACATAAATCTTAAACTTGCAAGAAAGCACGTAGCCTTTTATCCAAATTGTTGCATTATTCCCATTTTTCAACTTTGATGCTTTGTTGGAGTAAAGTACACTATTTTGTAAAGAAGAATAAAGAAGAGAAGAGTAAATGAGACAAGACATGAGGCAAATGTGACATTACAATTCGAAGGTTAAAAAAAGACACAGCAGAAGACGTAAGATTAACACTGTATGTATGCCCTGAATTAAACtgacttatttttcttttctcaggCGTCGCACGCTGAACGTGTCAATCAACGACAGCGAATTGATGAGGTATTTCTGCTTGGTTGCGTGATAATAGTTTGAGTGACATGTGCAATGTTCCTATTTGTTTATTACGAAAATTGACCATTTCGCATCCGATTTGCACATCTCCTGGAGCCCTACTGGTATTCGTAGATACTGAAACAAGGagtgacctacaatgagctacaatgacctacttAAATGACTTAAAATTTAAAGGGAAAGACAAAAGAGGATTAAGGTGAAGAGTTTGGTGAGCGGAAAACATCCATTGTGGGTTGTCACGCAACGCTTTTAGTCTATTTCATGACAGCCCAAGTGATGACAGACAGCAATTACGCATGTGGCCTTCAAAGCAGAAATAACTGAAATAAATGAAACGCTGCAAAAAGTTCCTTggatggttttcctttgttttataaGCTAAATTGAAAATGTACAAATACCAAGGCTTTACTTGGCAAAGATAAAGTCTTAATTAGAGCACGGAACAAAATGAATAGAAGAATTCATTCATTTGCttatttttaaatcaataaTATTAGGTCCATAATATTCGCTCAGTAAAAATGACTagtatttacaaggctaaaatttttaaaaagtaaaagaccgaACGTTTTCGGCGTTAAGCCATCTTCGTTAAGCCATCTTCAGTAGCCTCCCAAGCATTTGTCATTCGTTTGTCATGCATTTGGGGaggagcgctggctcatttctcAAACAGGTGCCACTAGAACGTCTGCATCCCATGTCACTCGTGAGGCCTGATTTCCAAGCTCAGCAAAACGATATGGAGCGAATTCCACATGACGACCAGACAATTGGCTTTGCCATTTTCCCGCGAGTAAGGAAGGAAATAGGTTCACACGGCGGCTGGACATTTTGCCTTGATCTTTTCTTGTCTCCCTAataaatttcactaatttacaacGTAACCCGGCATAACCACAGTGGGCTAGCGGTCTAAACACACCATTTCACACAATTCTTATAAATTCATTAAAATGGTGACATCCAGAAAGCCCTAATGCCTAGTGTTGATAAATTCAAGCTCAATTCCAAGCTTTTGCCTTGATCTTTTCTTGTCTGTTTAGTAAATTTCACTACATTTTGccctcagagctgcaaattatctttattttagcTCATTGCAGGTCATTATCTCATTTTACGTTATAATTTACATCACTgaaggtcattgtagctcattgtaggtcattcctcGTTTTAGTATCTACGACTGGTAGTCTTTCTTGTCAGGGGAACGTGAAAATATTCGATTGAAGCAGCCGCTGTGTTTTAAGAAAGTGTGCTTCTTGTTCAAcattaaataaaatctgttttgtTTCAAGTGTACTTGTTTAATAAACTAGATGCTTCTTGGGCGTACAAATTGAGTTCGGTAGTATTGAAGTGcggcgttccagttaattttctGAAGTGGGgctcattaagaccatttgaggggtcacgcAGACGTcttgccagcagaggccctttgactcacacgttcacacgtttaattattttgtaatgttgaTTGTTCTGTcccagtttaaagataacaaaacacgctcttgagtaaaattcactcgtttcttctttaaataagctgcaaaaaaatgcaaattgttcTGATGGAAGTTTCCCTGCTAGTTAtacatgtcttgcagttgcactaagcaaacgtttatttcACACACAAGGAAGGTTTCCGcgtcataattcctcttcttttctgtCTAATCTGATGCCTGGTCAAAAATCTTTTCGCTTTAACACCAAAGAGTAGCATGAAAaccgggagttaacagtaaaagcaTGGAGTCGTCTTTGCGTATTTTGctaggtttgagggggttgggttagtgcgtagatttctctggtgcacacaggagaacatttaattaacctgcgatggcgtcgaaagtcattgtaacgcgaatggggttttagtgcatctttaaacaagatatacccttatggagctcaagaatggaacgtcaattggataaacaagacaggcggtgcaaaataaatatctggaatctgaAAAGAGACGAggaatggacttcgacaacaatctttcgcccgtcgagccgaaatcaaagtgagctgtatttctaatattttgccaagccaagtgtggtgttatgtacaacactgaaaccaaatggaaaattctgtggtaacttatgggtttagcaaagacagagaaggaattgaacacCTTCAGTGGATCTGTGACCTCTGTGTGTACTCAACTCTGCTCAATCTTCCAGTagcaattggaaatttcactaattattgttaaccttcagtggcgtcgaaagtcattggtcgagtggttacgcatcctttaggcattttcaagggaattattccttactatactgtttatatcgcttcctttttcacttgaagtcacgtgttccttaatttatgtcacagcagtattgtgaccgggaagaatcgatagaagactaaggtgaatggtgagccaaaatggcggcaaatttgaacgtttttcaatttcattttcaaatcgcgttttgggaaaatcgcaaatttttttcgcgaaacgtctatgaggtatgtgtagattcagatgactttgagaaaaattaggttatgggcactttaaaagtgATGAGTAacggtcttcgacaacaatttcatttttcgccgttggatatcaagtgagctttgtttctaatattttactaacttggtattatatacaacactgaaatcaaatggcaaatttttttatggatttaacaaacattgaaggaatcgaacgccttgaatgcatcacagtgtttactgaagtcggatccaagttgtctggcaatttacatttattttgtactcaactctgcaaaggtaaaaaaaattggaaatgtgacagtgaagaattatttgaatgaaatcttgttgtctcttttgtgcttcattataatATTTACGGTCAAtgttcgaaaagggtttgatgtgaactgtcagaaatttatttaattgcctATACTTTGTGACACAGATTGTGTCttgcttgcacgcacgcaattgaaatatgaagagttttttgcctctaatagcaaatgtgttgtttgtttcaataaaattttcgctggaaaaggttttttctGAGATTTCCAGCCTTGAGAATTTAacatgtgtaattttcgagcttaacaaatttgcatacctgggttgaaacgtgatacgggaggaatTTTCTGGAAGTGCAGTGTAAGCAGcccataagtcacgaaaataaacaggtctgttggaagcgtgcttgagtttcaacaaaataagcCCCAAAATTAGCAacaaattgtgacgctgatgaataataaagtagctgctatttccgaaacgatggaattacctggtgataaataaactcgtcttggagagtaaatttttgactttgcagaaacaatggtcaacctcaagagttgggcgattgtgagcTTTGtattgaattcgcacatttcttgtcaaactttttaacacttgaaagaaaaagaaaactaacaaaacaaaaacccggtatcttgccatcatttgacacagatgcttcagtgtttcgcgagtaaacacgccgcggtaacttgatcacggcgcccgctgaattcgatgtcactttcgattttgcgatttacttgtgcagccaaaagtacaataacaaaattgaacgtagcaaaaatcttccaaaatgttttttcgctgatggtaacttgttttcaagtcgtaaattttgttgctgatggcaaaatactTTATTCTCGAttgaccgtcctgaaaacttccttgtgctcttcctaaaaactatGTATCAATAcagtcctatgcttctgttacaaattggtatatttttaggtcacccatccagatactaaccccgccggacaggaaataacttcagtgaacttttgtattacacaGCTGTCAGACgttcagagtgcacgcttaaacttgtggtgaaaagtagttgtgagggaacttgaaaatgattaacatgtcactctagaagccaatgtttctcgattccctttaattttcttcaatctttctgggttaaGTACTTttctagtaaccacatgtcttctcagggggctatttacctacgTTTTCTACCATGGCAGTACAATGAtgtacaataccaaaacaatatcgtgtactattagagctacatattacgcaaagacaacttgaatcttcTGGAAGACAAAACGAAGCTCAGTTGACAGTATGGAATAAAGTGCTGTGCTACTGCattaccacacgtacgcaatgcgtgcctatctTTTCTAAAGGTGACagaaattttttctttctgacaaatgattaataggctggtagccaggtttttaacctcagaaaaagatctgtttcgtcgtatgaacgagTGAGCTAAAGGGCGTCGTCtagcacgacttctgggtgagttaaatggtcttaattacccccgacttgaaaaaattgactggaatgctgcagttcaataccacccaactcattcccttctgtttttgagtaacacgtaccacaggcaacccagtttaggCTCACAGAGCGTCTAGTTGTCCACTTATGGCAGGTTCAAAGAATTACAGAATTCAGAAATATGTTGCCTTTGGCTCGTTATTTACAAAGACAGCTTGTCATGCGGTTATTTAATTTCTTCCTCAGGCCTTTCAAGATTTTGCATCATTTACCAGCTGCCAAAGAACTCTAAAAAATGTGTGGTCTATTGCTTCAgtacaggaacccatgacccgtagcctacagctcccatactgggcctatgtaacggcatttttacagaccgatctatttctagactatcttttccggaaaaaacaaaggcagttccgcaACAATGGAAAAGtaggtttttaaaatttaagtttgttttctttggcagTCGCAGAAAAACTTCTCACGAAGAAACCTGTGATaaagtcttttctttttccgATAATTTCTTGTGTAATCTTCCTTCTCAAGTCTTCTCCCAGAGCTTTTCCACGATTATACAGCCGTCCACATGCGCTCAGTTCTACCATGGTCGAACGCAATACCTCTCAAGAATTTAAACTATTTCCAAGCGAAAGAGGGCAGGGTAGAGACACGTAAATTAATTCCCACCCATTCCAAAGATCGGCGGTTTTCGTAGTAGTTTGCCTAAGAGCTTGTGGGAATCAATAAAAAGTCTTGGGCCATCCTGTTGgagtttttttttgcataactTTAACATTTTTGTAGTACAATCAATTTTGCAAGTATATGTATTTGGCTTTTTTAGTTGACCCGTGAGAGGACCCTCAGTTTGGCTGAATCGAATGAAATGGCACGACAGCTGCTAGAGGTAACCGTGAGAGGCTTCATACTGATAATTTTTGTCTTGTGTGGTACTCTGTGATAATTTTCTTTTAGTAAAGATGTTACAACCTTGCTGACTGAACCTCATTCACTTGTGCATTGTATCCGTGGTTTTGTATGTTCCATTCCCTAAATTATAAGCTGAATCGAGTATATATCTGTCCTTAGAATTTTATGATATTTATTTCTGTAGATGCTTGCCAGGGTTTCGGAAGAGCGTAACAGGCTGAGGGAGGTATGACAATACTATTTTAATATTGCATGGTGCTTTAGGTAACCTTTTCCAGAGGTAACGAATGATGGAATAAACATATTTCTGCAAAAGCTAGTAGATTGCTGGGCCTTCTTGAAAGAACTGCAGAGAGTTGAAAGACACAGTTACGAAAAGGACACTTTATTGTTGTTTAATGAGACTATTAGAGTATAGGTGtgaatctctttttttttggtttatttttactttgtttAGCACAAATATACAGCAATGACAAGAATAACATGAAGTACCCATAATGCTGTGTACAGACGCAATATTACAATCTGTAAATTACATCACCTCTGTGCGTGTTATTGCGTGTTACAATGATTCCAGAAGAGAAAGAACAGAGAAAGAACAAATACCAAAAAGAAACTCCTTACAGAAGAAAAGCCCAC includes these proteins:
- the LOC138044632 gene encoding uncharacterized protein; this translates as MEYDNTSFLKFLESKEGSLKELSRLLYPDKEDLNFKTVYELVQVYEDENGKILLHNWKEIFEDLGYMEDFRAMFPLSLSATGPISSSQVIESLHSEDEQRRGAVARDPEAMPREDSLLPQEKGNDVFRPTISSLEETAEPSWPSLPAPIRAPDQRRSTEDKNQKTARRHGQEGTTEIPDLCQAEPASGPQATGITQSDSMFEAGSYPQEQSVATGGATETGNPTEGEDDTGSYCFVPSLQRENELLKCNLEWAEQRNDVLQCNQEFLVESLRCKSQECTQLRTEKDHLERQLEASHAERVNQRQRIDELTRERTLSLAESNEMARQLLEMLARVSEERNRLRERLNAGSRPPPFLDPDDD